From the Passer domesticus isolate bPasDom1 chromosome 35, bPasDom1.hap1, whole genome shotgun sequence genome, one window contains:
- the LOC135288741 gene encoding LOW QUALITY PROTEIN: mitochondrial import inner membrane translocase subunit TIM50-like (The sequence of the model RefSeq protein was modified relative to this genomic sequence to represent the inferred CDS: deleted 2 bases in 2 codons): protein MAASMAGRAAAWGLRRVRAATPGTPGDPPGPPRAPGPGAPSAPPAAGPDTAAVLRERLRQRQVSPGPPPTPGVPGGPCGRCCCAWGGLLAASGGAAVLYVFGSNAVEEHGDKIPDEFDSDPVGIRHLRRTYKYFKDYRQMIIEPTSARLLPDPLQEPYYQPPYTLVIELTGVLLHPEWSLVTGWRFKKRPGIEHLLQQLAPLYEIVVFTSETGMTAFPLIDSIDPHGFVSYRLFRDATRYMDGHHVKDISCLNRDPARVVVVDWRRDSFRLQPHNGLALPRWDGGSEDRALYDLAAFLKTIALSGVQDVRAVLQNYSHEADPLAAFLRRRSRLQEEEQQRRAELAQGRKPPGAGPFLGSLTGRLWPRSKQQ, encoded by the exons ATGGCGGCGTCCATggcgggccgggcggcggcctGGGGGCTGCGGCGGGTCCGGGCCgcgacccccgggacccccggggaccccccgggacccccgcggGCTCCGGGCCCCGGCGCGCCCTCAGCGCCCCCCGCCGCGGGCCCCGACACGGCCGCGGTGCTGCGGGAGCGGCTGCGGCAGCGCCAG Gtctccccag GACCCCCACCcaccccgggggtcccggggggtccctgcggcCGCTGCTGCTGCGCCTGGGGGGGGCTCCTGGCGGCCTCGGGCGGCGCCGCCGTGCTCTACGTGTTCG GCAGCAACGCCGTGGAA GAGCACGGGGACAAG ATCCCGGATGAGTTTGACAGCG ACCCCGTTGGGATCCGGCACCTGCGCAGAACCTACAAGTACTTCAAGGACTACAGGCAG ATGATCATCGAGCCGACGAGCGCGCGCCTGCTGCCCGACCCCCTGCAGGAGCCCTACTACCAGCCCCCCTACACGCTGGTCATCGAGCTCACGGGGGTCCTGCTGCACCCCGAGTGGTCG CTGGTGACGGGCTGGCGGTTCAAGAAGCGCCCGGGCATCGagcacctcctgcagcagctcgcG CCCCTCTACGAGATCGTCGTCTTCACCTCCGAGACCGGCATG ACGGCGTTCCCGCTGATCGACTCCATCGACCCGCACGGCTTCGTCTCCTACCGGCTCTTCCGCGACGCCACGCGCTACATGGACGGCCACCACGTCAAG GACATCTCGTGCCTGAACCGCGACCCGGCGCGGGTGGTGGTGGTGGATTGGCGCCGGGACTCGTTCCGGCTGCAGCCGCACAACGGGCTGGCCCTGCCGCGCTGGGACG GCGGCTCCGAGGACCGCGCGCTCTACGACCTGGCGGCCTTCCTCAAGA CCATCGCGCTCAGCGGCGTGCAGGACGTGCGCGCCGTGCTGCAGAATTACTCGCACGAGGCCGATCCCCTGGCCGCGTTCCTGCGGCGCCGCTCCCGCCTCCAGGAG